The proteins below are encoded in one region of Bacillaceae bacterium S4-13-56:
- a CDS encoding ketopantoate reductase family protein has product MNIVVLGAGAVGGYFGGKLAHAGFPVTFLVREKRYNLLKKNGLQVYSKHGDFTVKPKLAMDPKEIEGPSVVIVALKTYHLDAALPTIESLVNKGAKVLPLLNGVDHLDKLSQLVGPENVLGGLCYVESTLNEEGAILQTSDMHDLFFGPLSGDEPQWLDQLESMMKDSGFVVQKTDRIIEEMWRKYIFLSSLSAITTAMRSPIGVAVNDPVTSEFLKQLIREGYQVARNKGIALPATLPEDVYKKIEGLPPEMTSSMHRDFDKGLPIELEELHGALVKMGNDSTPAMSAIYSVLHPFREGKK; this is encoded by the coding sequence ATGAATATTGTCGTTTTAGGTGCTGGTGCTGTTGGAGGTTATTTTGGTGGAAAGTTAGCTCATGCGGGGTTTCCTGTAACATTTCTTGTGAGGGAAAAACGCTACAACCTTTTAAAGAAAAATGGACTGCAAGTATATAGTAAGCATGGAGATTTTACTGTAAAGCCAAAGCTAGCGATGGACCCAAAAGAAATAGAAGGTCCCTCAGTGGTTATAGTGGCATTAAAAACTTATCATTTGGATGCTGCCCTTCCTACTATTGAAAGTCTGGTAAATAAGGGTGCTAAGGTTCTGCCTCTTTTAAATGGCGTTGATCATTTGGATAAACTTAGCCAATTAGTTGGTCCGGAAAACGTTCTAGGAGGTCTTTGCTATGTTGAATCCACTCTTAATGAGGAGGGAGCTATTCTACAAACCAGTGACATGCATGATTTGTTTTTTGGTCCATTATCAGGAGATGAGCCTCAATGGTTGGACCAGTTAGAAAGTATGATGAAGGATTCTGGTTTTGTTGTACAAAAAACAGATAGAATTATAGAAGAAATGTGGAGGAAATACATTTTTCTTTCTTCTCTTAGCGCTATTACCACAGCAATGAGAAGTCCAATCGGAGTGGCTGTTAATGATCCTGTTACCAGTGAGTTTCTAAAACAATTGATTAGGGAAGGCTACCAAGTAGCAAGAAACAAGGGAATAGCCTTGCCTGCCACTTTGCCTGAAGATGTATACAAGAAAATAGAAGGACTGCCTCCAGAGATGACTTCTTCCATGCATCGAGACTTTGATAAAGGGCTTCCTATAGAATTAGAGGAACTTCATGGGGCCTTAGTAAAAATGGGGAATGACTCTACCCCAGCAATGTCAGCAATTTATTCAGTTCTACATCCATTTCGAGAAGGAAAAAAATAA